A segment of the Aureliella helgolandensis genome:
ACAGCGACCGCGCCGTCCTTCTGAAACGTGGAGCCAGCGCGACAATCGAAGAATTCCTGCTGGCGGCCGAGTACATTTTAAACGAGGGCAATCCCAACGTCATGTTGTGCGAACGTGGAATCCGCACCTTCGAAACCCACACCCGCTTCACTCTGCCACTGGCCACCGTCCCCTACCTCCACCGCAAGACCCACTTGCCGGTCATCATCGACCCCAGCCACGGAACAGGACATGCGTACCTAGTTCCCGACATGTCGGTCGCCGCAGTGGCTGCCGGTGCCGATGGACTGATCATTGAGGTTCACCCGACTCCTGAAACAGCCGCCTCCGACGGCTACCAGTCGCTCACCTTCCCGCAGTTTGACGAGACGATGGCTCGCTGCGCTCGCGTCGCAGTGGCGGTCGATAAAGAGATGTGCACGATGCACTAAGTCCCTTCGGTCGCTAGAATTCAGATCTCCAAAACTCAGGGCCACCTAGTTGCCCTGAATTGCCGCCGCATGAGGACAGACCAAGATGGCAACCGAAATCGATTCCTTGCTAGGAAAGATTCACCAGGGTGACTGCGTCGCAGGTCTCAAGCAGCTCCCCAGCGACTCTATCGATCTGGCCTTCGCCGATCCGCCGTTTAACATCGGCTACAAGTACGATCAGTACGACGATCGCCTCGGTAGCGAAAAATACCTTGACTGGTCCAACGAGTGGATGCAGGAGATCTACCGAGTCCTCAAGCCGGCGGGCACATTCTGGTTGGCAATTGGGGACGAATACGCAGCGGAACTCAAGGTAGCCGCCACCAAGCTGGGATTCAGCACTCGCAATTGGGTCGTGTGGTACTACACCTTCGGAGTTCACTGCAAAACCAAATTCACACGTTCGCATGCGCATCTGTTTTACTTCGTAAAAAATCCAGCTCAATTCACGTTCAACCGCGACGCCATCGCTGTCCCGTCGGCACGCCAGTTGGTTTATGGCGACAAACGCGCCAACGCCAAGGGAAGAACACCTGACGACACCTGGGTTCTTCGTCCCCAGGATCTTCCGGAAGGCTTTTCGAAGGAAGAGGATACTTGGTACTTCCCTCGCGTCGCTGGCACGTTCAAAGAACGCTCGGGCTTCCACGGTTGCCAAATGCCGGAACAGCTACTGGGGCGTATCATTCGAGCTTGCTCCTGTGAAGGCGAGATCGTCTTAGATCCGTTTTCCGGCAGTTCGACGACCTTGACCGTGGCCAAGAAGCTCGGTCGCCAATACTTTGGTTACGAACTCTCAGACGACTACGTCAAGCTGGGGACCCGACGGCTCGAGGCGGCTAACGCAGGAGACCGCCTCGAAGGGGCCGAGGAGCCCAACGTGAGTGCGCCTGCTACCCATTCCCAAAAGGCGAGACGCTTGGCCGATCCAAGCCCAAAGGCCGTGAAGAAAAAAGCCGTAAAGAAGAAGGCGGCGAAGAAGTCCGTAGAGAAGAAGTCCGCAGAGAAGAAGTCCGCAGAGAAGAAGTCCGCAGAGAAGAAGCCCGTAGAGAAGAAGCCGGCAAAGAAAAGAGCCGTGAAGAAAAAGCCGACCAAGAAAAAGGCTGCGAAACGCAAGCCAGTTGTGAAGATGGTGAAACCAAGCTCTCAATTGTCCATCGAATTCGGACCCTAGTTCCCAGTTAGGCCATAGCTCGCCAA
Coding sequences within it:
- a CDS encoding DNA-methyltransferase — its product is MATEIDSLLGKIHQGDCVAGLKQLPSDSIDLAFADPPFNIGYKYDQYDDRLGSEKYLDWSNEWMQEIYRVLKPAGTFWLAIGDEYAAELKVAATKLGFSTRNWVVWYYTFGVHCKTKFTRSHAHLFYFVKNPAQFTFNRDAIAVPSARQLVYGDKRANAKGRTPDDTWVLRPQDLPEGFSKEEDTWYFPRVAGTFKERSGFHGCQMPEQLLGRIIRACSCEGEIVLDPFSGSSTTLTVAKKLGRQYFGYELSDDYVKLGTRRLEAANAGDRLEGAEEPNVSAPATHSQKARRLADPSPKAVKKKAVKKKAAKKSVEKKSAEKKSAEKKSAEKKPVEKKPAKKRAVKKKPTKKKAAKRKPVVKMVKPSSQLSIEFGP